A region from the Lentimonas sp. CC4 genome encodes:
- a CDS encoding MFS transporter: MLRLPPKLLKHPLGWVSSSYFAEGIPFALVIWVAGTMFKDMGHSDGQITLATASVGIAWSLKPLWAAFLDMFRSKRFFVLLMEVLMAALCAGVALALPFDNYFQITIAVLWMMAFASATQDICVDGIYITTLEKSDQAKYIGLQGVGWNVGRIFSTAVVVWIAGSLKEGDAHTAASAWSIAWFFGGATFIALAAWHRLALPTGSPATKVESPSAVLRGFLDTLAAFFKKEHIWGMLLFVFLFRSAEGLLLLEAPLFMQSSLEEGGLGLSLMQKSMIDGTVSTIVSLAGGMIGGAFISRFGLKRSLFFMALCLNVPNLCYVYLSWMVTPEAPLSLTTIATLVTIEKFGYSFGFVANMLYMMQQISPGRYHMTHYAYCTALMNLVLVPTQMISGHLADMMGYRYFFILVCVATIPSLFVALKAPFPRTKSA, encoded by the coding sequence ATGCTCCGTCTGCCCCCAAAACTCCTCAAGCACCCGCTCGGGTGGGTCAGCTCCTCTTATTTTGCCGAAGGCATCCCCTTCGCCCTCGTGATCTGGGTAGCGGGCACGATGTTTAAAGATATGGGGCACAGCGACGGGCAGATCACCCTCGCCACTGCCAGCGTCGGCATCGCGTGGTCGCTCAAGCCACTGTGGGCAGCGTTTCTCGATATGTTCCGCAGCAAACGATTCTTCGTGCTGCTGATGGAAGTGCTCATGGCTGCGCTCTGTGCTGGAGTTGCGCTGGCACTGCCCTTTGACAACTACTTTCAAATCACCATCGCGGTGCTGTGGATGATGGCCTTCGCCTCCGCCACGCAAGACATCTGCGTCGATGGCATCTATATCACCACACTGGAGAAATCAGATCAGGCCAAATACATCGGCCTACAAGGCGTCGGTTGGAATGTCGGCCGCATTTTCTCGACTGCCGTAGTCGTATGGATCGCCGGAAGCCTAAAGGAAGGCGATGCACACACCGCAGCCTCGGCATGGTCCATCGCATGGTTCTTTGGCGGTGCGACATTCATCGCACTCGCCGCCTGGCACAGACTAGCACTTCCTACTGGTTCGCCAGCGACGAAAGTCGAGAGCCCCAGCGCAGTCTTACGAGGGTTTCTCGATACCTTGGCAGCCTTCTTTAAAAAAGAACACATCTGGGGCATGCTCCTCTTCGTCTTCCTCTTCCGCAGTGCTGAAGGTTTATTATTACTGGAAGCGCCGCTCTTCATGCAGTCCTCTCTGGAAGAAGGCGGACTGGGTCTCAGCCTCATGCAAAAGAGCATGATCGATGGCACTGTCAGCACGATCGTCAGCCTCGCAGGAGGCATGATCGGCGGCGCATTCATTTCCCGCTTCGGGCTTAAGCGTAGCCTCTTCTTTATGGCGCTCTGCCTGAATGTGCCCAACCTCTGCTATGTGTATCTGAGCTGGATGGTAACACCTGAAGCACCACTTTCGCTCACGACGATTGCCACACTCGTGACGATCGAAAAGTTCGGCTATAGCTTCGGCTTCGTCGCGAACATGCTCTACATGATGCAGCAAATTTCCCCTGGTCGCTATCACATGACACACTACGCCTATTGCACTGCACTGATGAATCTCGTGCTAGTGCCAACACAAATGATCAGCGGTCACCTCGCCGATATGATGGGCTACCGCTATTTCTTTATTCTCGTCTGCGTTGCGACAATCCCCTCACTCTTCGTTGCCCTCAAAGCCCCCTTCCCACGCACTAAATCTGCTTAA
- a CDS encoding 3-methyladenine DNA glycosylase: protein MPETEQPALPYATWQPTAQAHLKKAQQWTLPYRSRRASGTMHPSYDFIFIYFRFAPALLEGWHPGLGVTFEAPEDIEGYSEKYYTRMGNTLSLDPSKLDAKARKRLQWQLDLCRSIQRKPAQFSCYGMHEWAMVYQGGPEGRPRHEGKLPMRLSQAEIDTIVERQPTCCSHFDAFRFFTETAKPFNKLNPTQDERMQNEQPGCLHTNMDLYKWTAKAMPWVGSNLLWDTFQYAIRCREIDMRASPYDCSALGFEAIYIETESGREEYQREQRALTEAGKPLRARLIATLEALLELAPE from the coding sequence ATGCCAGAAACCGAACAACCTGCACTGCCCTATGCCACATGGCAGCCCACCGCACAGGCTCACTTAAAGAAAGCGCAGCAATGGACGCTCCCCTACCGCTCGCGCCGTGCGTCAGGCACAATGCACCCGAGCTATGATTTCATTTTTATCTATTTTCGCTTCGCACCCGCACTCCTAGAAGGCTGGCACCCAGGGCTCGGCGTTACATTTGAAGCGCCCGAAGACATCGAAGGATACAGCGAGAAATACTACACCCGCATGGGCAACACACTCTCCCTTGACCCCTCGAAACTCGACGCGAAAGCGCGCAAGCGCCTGCAGTGGCAACTCGACCTCTGCCGATCGATTCAACGCAAGCCCGCGCAGTTCAGCTGCTACGGCATGCACGAATGGGCAATGGTCTATCAAGGCGGCCCCGAAGGTCGCCCGCGTCACGAAGGGAAGCTGCCCATGCGCCTCTCTCAAGCAGAGATCGACACCATCGTTGAGCGCCAACCGACCTGCTGTAGCCATTTCGATGCGTTCCGCTTCTTCACTGAGACAGCGAAGCCCTTCAACAAGCTCAACCCCACGCAGGACGAGCGCATGCAGAACGAACAACCGGGTTGCCTACACACCAATATGGATCTGTATAAGTGGACCGCCAAAGCGATGCCTTGGGTCGGATCAAATCTACTGTGGGACACCTTTCAATACGCGATCCGTTGCCGCGAGATCGATATGCGCGCCAGCCCCTACGATTGCAGCGCACTCGGATTCGAAGCCATCTATATCGAAACCGAGTCAGGCCGCGAAGAATACCAACGCGAACAACGCGCGCTCACTGAAGCAGGTAAGCCACTACGAGCACGCCTGATCGCCACATTGGAAGCGCTCCTCGAATTAGCTCCAGAGTAA
- a CDS encoding DUF983 domain-containing protein, whose amino-acid sequence MKVERGEIITRSLTGRCPNCGAFGMFKHWFRLNKHCSDCEMPLEKEDSGFYFGTTSIGYVLAIIVVIIPICILVVQDIIAMWTGVIIGIVGSVLLTTLLYPLMLSWVIMSYYTMFPHELPANSQPTDESN is encoded by the coding sequence ATGAAAGTTGAACGAGGAGAAATCATCACACGCAGCCTGACGGGGCGTTGCCCAAATTGCGGTGCCTTCGGCATGTTTAAGCACTGGTTTCGGCTCAACAAGCACTGCTCGGATTGTGAGATGCCACTCGAGAAAGAAGACTCTGGGTTTTACTTCGGCACCACATCGATCGGCTATGTGCTAGCGATCATCGTCGTGATCATCCCAATCTGCATCTTAGTCGTGCAAGACATCATCGCGATGTGGACAGGCGTGATCATCGGTATCGTCGGCTCGGTGCTCCTGACGACCCTACTCTACCCGTTGATGCTCAGCTGGGTCATCATGAGCTACTACACCATGTTCCCGCACGAACTGCCAGCCAACAGCCAGCCAACCGACGAATCGAACTAG
- a CDS encoding DEAD/DEAH box helicase codes for MATTFKQLGIPDDLIQGIEELGIHTPTPIQEHAIPFLMADGGDLIAQAQTGTGKTAAFGLPLLTKVDPTFKEIQALIVAPTRELALQIGKQLFRYTKYSAKIFTEVLAGGDKIDIQVKKLQRPTQIVVATPGRLMDLLKLKAIRLQSVKHLILDEADEMLSMGFQSELETIFKETKDRKSTWLFSATFQARIKSLAEANMSSKAHMLKIDKKHVVNKNIDHQFAVCSREDKTDFIYKYLKNCGEDRGLIFCRTRAGAVSLGQDLTKLGLAVGVLQGDLSQKDRDKVMRSFKKERTQFLLATDVAARGIDVEGLSFVIQHQLPDAMQYYTHRSGRTARAGKKGVSITLIEPNERRKITQLEKELGLNFSMVE; via the coding sequence ATGGCAACTACATTTAAACAACTCGGTATTCCTGACGACCTGATTCAAGGCATTGAGGAACTCGGTATCCACACACCTACGCCCATTCAGGAGCACGCGATTCCTTTTTTGATGGCTGATGGTGGTGATTTGATCGCTCAGGCGCAGACTGGCACCGGCAAGACTGCGGCCTTTGGCCTGCCACTTTTGACGAAGGTCGACCCGACTTTTAAAGAGATCCAAGCCCTGATTGTCGCGCCGACCCGTGAGCTTGCGCTGCAAATCGGCAAGCAACTCTTCCGCTATACGAAATATTCGGCTAAGATTTTTACCGAGGTGCTCGCAGGTGGTGATAAGATCGACATCCAGGTGAAGAAGCTCCAGCGCCCGACACAGATCGTTGTGGCAACGCCGGGGCGCTTGATGGATTTGCTCAAGTTGAAGGCGATTCGTTTACAGTCCGTGAAGCATCTAATTTTGGACGAAGCCGACGAGATGCTCAGCATGGGCTTCCAGTCCGAGTTGGAGACGATCTTTAAGGAGACGAAAGACCGTAAGAGCACGTGGTTGTTTTCGGCGACGTTTCAGGCGCGTATCAAGAGCCTTGCGGAAGCGAACATGTCGTCCAAGGCGCACATGCTGAAAATTGATAAAAAGCACGTGGTGAATAAGAATATCGATCACCAGTTCGCGGTATGCTCGCGTGAGGATAAAACCGATTTTATTTATAAATACCTGAAAAACTGTGGCGAGGACCGTGGCTTGATTTTTTGCCGCACGCGCGCAGGAGCTGTATCGCTCGGGCAAGATTTGACCAAGCTCGGATTGGCCGTTGGCGTCTTACAGGGGGACCTGAGCCAGAAGGATCGCGATAAGGTGATGCGCTCGTTTAAGAAGGAGCGCACACAGTTTCTACTCGCTACCGATGTCGCCGCACGCGGCATTGATGTGGAGGGGCTTTCGTTTGTGATCCAGCACCAGTTGCCAGATGCGATGCAATACTACACGCACCGCAGCGGACGCACCGCTCGCGCGGGTAAGAAGGGCGTATCCATCACATTGATCGAGCCGAACGAGCGTCGTAAAATCACTCAGTTAGAAAAAGAACTCGGGCTGAATTTTTCGATGGTTGAGTAG
- a CDS encoding c-type cytochrome, whose amino-acid sequence MRNRQRRLLLWSSLLCGAFVGCEPADRHASVQPLTLTPEEIQEGQRVVRLHCATCHGIDDKTRETMLSPSLWGVREHYIRKYPEPEAFVSAMMAFLDHPQTESSLMPLASQEYGLMAMLPLDEVQLRAAVRLIYAGHVARPPWARDYDKAHASCYDTLAD is encoded by the coding sequence ATGCGGAATCGTCAGCGTCGTTTATTGCTTTGGAGCAGCCTACTTTGCGGGGCATTCGTTGGCTGTGAGCCTGCTGATCGGCATGCCTCTGTGCAGCCGTTGACGCTCACCCCTGAGGAGATTCAAGAGGGACAACGCGTGGTGCGCTTACACTGCGCGACCTGTCATGGTATCGACGATAAAACACGCGAGACGATGTTGTCGCCGTCGCTCTGGGGGGTGCGTGAGCACTATATTCGCAAGTATCCAGAGCCGGAGGCATTCGTCTCGGCGATGATGGCCTTTCTCGATCATCCGCAGACTGAGTCGAGTTTAATGCCTCTAGCCTCCCAAGAATATGGGTTGATGGCGATGCTACCACTCGATGAGGTGCAACTACGTGCGGCAGTGCGATTAATTTATGCGGGGCACGTGGCTCGCCCACCGTGGGCACGCGACTATGACAAAGCGCATGCCTCGTGTTACGACACGCTTGCTGATTGA
- a CDS encoding prepilin-type N-terminal cleavage/methylation domain-containing protein, whose product MNSTLKKKQGFTLTEVIVAATILTLVLGSLTSFLLSSTKDLFWATNKSLISSDVRSFTTRISNETLGANHGYVYESFAPSDRDTKSDQKESGLTGDCLVLVHMDPYPDEDDDKHYTKLVVYFRSPDENGESPVYRLEKTFSTPQSIDTTNGISHFEQFLATHFPDSDDTSDVVLELSRGLADGNLFRNFGNGTFIVNGEILHGNKVKEVTNTYNLTISPRG is encoded by the coding sequence ATGAACTCTACCCTCAAAAAAAAACAAGGCTTCACACTCACTGAAGTCATCGTCGCCGCGACTATTCTAACCCTTGTGTTAGGCTCGCTCACCTCTTTCTTGCTAAGCAGCACAAAGGATCTCTTCTGGGCGACTAACAAGTCTTTAATTAGTAGCGATGTGCGGAGCTTCACCACACGCATCAGCAACGAAACCCTAGGAGCCAACCATGGCTATGTCTATGAGAGCTTCGCCCCTTCGGATCGTGACACCAAAAGTGATCAAAAAGAAAGTGGATTAACAGGCGACTGCCTGGTTCTAGTCCATATGGACCCCTACCCTGACGAAGATGACGACAAGCATTACACAAAACTAGTGGTATACTTCAGATCGCCGGATGAGAATGGTGAGAGCCCCGTCTATCGGCTAGAGAAAACCTTTTCGACGCCCCAGTCCATCGACACCACTAACGGCATCAGTCATTTTGAGCAATTTCTAGCAACCCATTTCCCTGACAGTGATGATACCTCTGATGTCGTATTAGAGCTTTCCCGGGGGCTCGCCGACGGCAATCTGTTCCGCAACTTTGGCAATGGCACCTTTATTGTGAATGGGGAAATCCTCCACGGCAACAAGGTCAAAGAAGTCACGAACACCTACAATCTAACCATCTCACCGAGAGGATAA